A genomic window from Streptomyces sp. NBC_01429 includes:
- a CDS encoding dihydrolipoamide acetyltransferase family protein: MTAETSTGADTGSSARYREFKMPDVGEGLTEAEILKWYVKPGDSVTDGQVVCEVETAKAAVELPIPYDGVVHALRFEEGTTVDVGASIITVDVAPGSGEGTAEPVAPAAGPAAAASPPAEAKAPARTPVLVGYGVAEASTKRRPRRGAPVPVPEQQAPALNGHTAAAAAPAPAAQASASAAPAAPPAPPAPPAPAATAPSASGRPLAKPPVRKLAKDLGVDLATVTPTGPNGVITREDVHAATAPAPAPAPVTEPASAPASAPAAPEQPRTVDVAAAGRETRTPIKGVRKATAAAMVGSAFTAPHVTEFVTVDVTRTMKLVEELKSDREMEGLRVNPLLLIAKALLVAIRRNPEVNAAWDEANQEIVVKHYVNLGIAAATPRGLIVPNIKDAHDKPLPRLAAELGELVATAREGRTTPAAMQGGTVTITNVGVFGVDTGTPILNPGESAILAVGAIKLQPWVHKGKVKPRQVTTLALSFDHRLIDGALGSRFLADIAAILEQPKRLITWA, from the coding sequence ATGACTGCTGAGACTTCCACCGGCGCGGACACCGGCTCCTCGGCCCGCTACCGCGAGTTCAAGATGCCCGACGTGGGCGAGGGGCTCACCGAGGCCGAGATCCTCAAGTGGTACGTGAAGCCGGGCGACTCGGTGACGGACGGCCAGGTGGTGTGCGAGGTCGAGACGGCGAAGGCGGCCGTCGAACTGCCCATCCCGTACGACGGGGTGGTGCACGCGCTGCGCTTCGAGGAGGGCACGACGGTCGACGTCGGGGCGTCCATCATCACGGTGGACGTGGCGCCGGGGAGCGGTGAGGGGACGGCCGAGCCGGTCGCCCCGGCCGCTGGACCGGCCGCCGCGGCTTCTCCTCCGGCCGAGGCCAAGGCGCCGGCCCGTACGCCGGTCCTCGTCGGATACGGAGTGGCCGAGGCGTCCACGAAGCGCCGGCCGCGCAGGGGGGCCCCGGTCCCGGTCCCGGAGCAGCAGGCGCCGGCGCTGAACGGCCATACGGCGGCGGCCGCTGCCCCGGCGCCTGCCGCCCAGGCGTCCGCCTCGGCGGCCCCGGCGGCCCCTCCGGCCCCTCCGGCCCCTCCGGCTCCGGCGGCGACCGCGCCTTCGGCGAGCGGGCGCCCGCTCGCCAAGCCGCCCGTACGCAAACTCGCCAAGGACCTCGGCGTGGACCTGGCGACGGTCACCCCGACCGGCCCGAACGGGGTCATCACCCGCGAGGACGTCCACGCGGCGACGGCCCCGGCCCCGGCACCCGCGCCGGTGACCGAACCGGCCTCCGCCCCTGCCTCGGCCCCCGCCGCACCGGAACAGCCGCGGACGGTCGACGTCGCGGCCGCGGGTCGGGAGACCCGTACCCCCATCAAGGGCGTACGGAAGGCCACGGCGGCGGCCATGGTGGGCAGCGCCTTCACCGCGCCGCACGTCACGGAGTTCGTCACCGTCGACGTGACGCGCACGATGAAGCTGGTCGAGGAGTTGAAGTCCGACCGTGAGATGGAGGGGCTGAGGGTCAACCCGCTGCTCCTCATCGCCAAGGCGCTGCTGGTCGCGATCAGGCGCAACCCCGAGGTCAACGCCGCCTGGGACGAGGCCAATCAGGAGATCGTGGTCAAGCACTACGTCAACCTGGGCATCGCGGCGGCGACCCCGCGCGGTCTGATCGTCCCGAACATCAAGGACGCGCACGACAAGCCGCTCCCCCGACTCGCCGCCGAACTGGGCGAACTGGTCGCCACGGCCCGCGAGGGCCGCACGACCCCGGCGGCCATGCAGGGCGGCACGGTGACCATCACCAACGTCGGCGTCTTCGGCGTCGACACCGGCACGCCCATCCTCAACCCGGGCGAGTCCGCGATCCTCGCGGTCGGCGCGATCAAGCTCCAGCCCTGGGTCCACAAGGGCAAGGTCAAGCCCCGCCAGGTCACCACCCTGGCGCTCTCCTTCGACCACCGCCTGATCGACGGAGCCCTCGGCTCCAGGTTCCTGGCGGACATCGCCGCGATCCTGGAACAGCCGAAGCGCCTGATCACCTGGGCGTAG
- a CDS encoding alpha-ketoacid dehydrogenase subunit beta has translation MSVQKLPIAKAINESLRKALETDPKVLIMGEDVGKLGGVFRVTDGLQKDFGEGRVIDTPLAESGIVGTAIGLALRGYRPVVEIQFDGFVFPAYDQIVTQLAKMHARALGKIKMPVVIRIPYGGGIGAVEHHSESPEALFAHVAGLKVVSPSTASDAYWMMQQAIQSDDPVIFFEPKRRYWDKGEVNTEAIPGPLHRARVAREGTDLTLAAYGPMVKVCLEAATAAEEEGRSLEVLDLRSMSPIDFDTLQTSVEKTRRLVVVHEAPVFYGSGAEIAARITERCFYHLEAPVLRVGGYHAPYPPARLEDDYLPGLDRVLDAVDRSLAY, from the coding sequence ATGTCCGTACAGAAGCTGCCCATCGCGAAGGCGATCAACGAGTCGCTGCGCAAGGCTCTCGAAACCGACCCCAAGGTCCTGATCATGGGAGAGGACGTCGGCAAGCTCGGCGGCGTCTTCCGCGTCACGGACGGTCTCCAGAAGGACTTCGGCGAGGGCCGGGTCATCGACACCCCGCTCGCCGAGTCCGGCATCGTGGGCACGGCCATCGGGCTGGCGCTGCGCGGTTACCGGCCGGTGGTGGAGATCCAGTTCGACGGCTTCGTCTTCCCGGCGTACGACCAGATCGTCACGCAGCTCGCGAAGATGCACGCCCGCGCGCTGGGCAAGATCAAGATGCCGGTCGTCATCCGGATCCCGTACGGCGGCGGCATCGGCGCGGTCGAGCATCACAGCGAGTCGCCCGAGGCGCTGTTCGCGCACGTGGCGGGGTTGAAGGTCGTCTCGCCCTCGACGGCGTCGGACGCCTACTGGATGATGCAGCAGGCCATCCAGAGCGACGACCCGGTGATCTTCTTCGAGCCGAAGCGGCGCTACTGGGACAAGGGCGAGGTAAACACCGAGGCGATTCCGGGGCCGCTGCACCGCGCGCGGGTCGCGCGGGAGGGCACGGACCTCACGCTGGCTGCGTACGGACCGATGGTGAAGGTCTGTCTGGAGGCCGCCACCGCCGCCGAGGAGGAGGGCCGGTCGCTGGAGGTCCTCGATCTGCGGTCGATGTCCCCGATCGACTTCGACACCCTCCAGACCTCGGTCGAGAAGACGCGCCGGCTGGTGGTCGTGCACGAGGCGCCGGTCTTCTACGGCTCGGGCGCGGAGATCGCCGCCCGGATCACGGAGCGGTGCTTCTACCATCTGGAGGCGCCCGTGCTGCGGGTCGGCGGCTACCACGCGCCGTATCCGCCCGCCCGGCTGGAGGACGATTACCTCCCGGGCCTGGATCGGGTGCTCGACGCCGTCGACCGCTCGCTCGCGTACTGA
- the pdhA gene encoding pyruvate dehydrogenase (acetyl-transferring) E1 component subunit alpha, protein MTVESTAARKPRRTSGTKRASAKKAPQPKSSEPPLVQLLTPEGERVEHPDYAVDLTPEELRGLYRDMVLTRRFDAEATALQRQGELGLWASLLGQEAAQIGSGRALRDDDYVFPTYREHGVAWCRGVDPTNLLGMFRGVNHGGWDPSTNNFHLYTIVIGSQTLHATGYAMGVAKDGADSAVIAYFGDGASSQGDVAESFTFSAVYNAPVVFFCQNNQWAISEPTEKQTRVPLYQRAQGYGFPGVRVDGNDVLACLAVTRSALERARRGEGPTLVEAFTYRMGAHTTSDDPTKYRADEETESWQAKDPILRLRRYLERQGLADDAFFVALEEESETLGKRVREVVRAMPQPDSLAIFDHVYADGHALVDEERAQFTAYQASFEDADAADGSEGNGSEGGN, encoded by the coding sequence GTGACCGTGGAGAGCACTGCCGCTCGCAAACCGCGACGCACCAGCGGTACCAAGCGCGCGAGCGCGAAGAAGGCGCCGCAGCCGAAGAGTTCCGAGCCCCCGCTCGTACAGCTGCTGACCCCGGAAGGCGAGCGGGTCGAGCACCCGGACTACGCGGTCGACCTGACGCCCGAGGAGCTGCGCGGGCTGTACCGGGACATGGTCCTCACCCGCCGCTTCGACGCCGAGGCCACCGCGCTCCAGCGCCAGGGCGAGCTGGGCCTGTGGGCCTCGCTGCTCGGCCAGGAGGCCGCCCAGATCGGCTCGGGCCGCGCGCTGCGCGACGACGACTACGTCTTCCCGACCTACCGCGAGCACGGCGTGGCCTGGTGCCGGGGGGTCGACCCGACCAATCTGCTGGGCATGTTCCGGGGGGTGAACCACGGCGGCTGGGACCCCAGCACCAACAACTTCCACCTCTACACCATCGTCATCGGCTCGCAGACCCTGCACGCGACGGGCTACGCGATGGGCGTGGCCAAGGACGGCGCGGACTCCGCCGTGATCGCGTACTTCGGGGACGGGGCCTCCAGCCAGGGCGATGTCGCCGAGTCGTTCACCTTCTCGGCCGTCTACAACGCCCCGGTCGTCTTCTTCTGCCAGAACAACCAGTGGGCGATCTCCGAGCCGACCGAGAAGCAGACCCGGGTGCCGCTCTACCAGCGCGCGCAGGGATACGGCTTCCCCGGTGTGCGGGTGGACGGCAACGACGTACTCGCCTGTCTGGCCGTGACCCGTTCCGCGCTGGAGCGGGCGCGCCGGGGCGAGGGCCCGACGCTGGTCGAGGCGTTCACGTACCGCATGGGCGCCCACACCACCTCAGACGACCCGACGAAGTACCGCGCCGACGAGGAGACGGAGTCCTGGCAGGCCAAGGACCCGATCCTGCGGCTGCGCAGATATCTGGAGCGGCAGGGCCTGGCCGACGACGCGTTCTTCGTCGCGCTGGAGGAGGAGAGCGAGACGCTCGGCAAGCGGGTACGGGAGGTGGTGCGCGCGATGCCGCAGCCGGACAGCCTGGCGATCTTCGACCATGTCTACGCCGACGGGCACGCGCTCGTCGACGAGGAGCGCGCGCAGTTCACCGCGTACCAGGCGTCGTTCGAGGACGCGGACGCCGCCGACGGCTCCGAGGGCAACGGCTCCGAGGGGGGCAACTGA
- a CDS encoding response regulator transcription factor, with protein sequence MRGDGKITVFLLDDHEVVRRGVFELLSVEDDIEVVGEAGTAADAMVRIPATRPDVAVLDVRLPDGSGVEVCREIRSRDENIKCLMLTSFADDEALFDAIMAGASGYVLKAIRGNELLTAVRDVAAGRSLLDPVATARVLERLRNGKDPKGDERLADLTDQERRILDLIGEGMTNRAIGEQLHLAEKTIKNYVSSLLSKLGMERRSQAAAFVARIQAEKR encoded by the coding sequence GTGCGAGGAGACGGAAAAATCACGGTATTTCTGCTTGATGACCATGAAGTCGTCCGCAGGGGCGTCTTCGAGCTGCTCTCGGTCGAGGACGACATCGAGGTGGTCGGGGAGGCGGGCACGGCGGCCGACGCGATGGTCAGGATCCCGGCGACCCGTCCCGACGTGGCCGTCCTGGACGTACGACTGCCGGACGGGAGCGGGGTCGAGGTCTGCCGGGAGATCCGTTCGCGGGACGAGAACATCAAGTGTCTGATGCTCACCTCCTTCGCGGACGACGAGGCGCTGTTCGACGCGATCATGGCCGGGGCCTCGGGATACGTGCTGAAGGCGATCCGCGGCAATGAGCTGCTGACGGCGGTACGGGACGTGGCGGCGGGCCGTTCGCTGCTGGACCCGGTGGCCACGGCCCGGGTGCTGGAGCGGCTGCGCAATGGCAAGGATCCCAAGGGCGACGAGCGGCTGGCCGACCTCACCGACCAGGAGCGCAGGATCCTGGATCTGATCGGCGAGGGCATGACGAACCGGGCGATCGGGGAGCAGTTGCACCTCGCGGAGAAGACGATCAAGAACTACGTCTCCAGCCTGCTCTCCAAGCTGGGGATGGAACGGCGGTCGCAGGCCGCCGCGTTCGTGGCGCGGATCCAGGCGGAGAAACGCTGA
- a CDS encoding pyridoxamine 5'-phosphate oxidase family protein, giving the protein MSTEELRAIELLNRVSHGHVATSMRAMPIMAPARHVVTDGSVLLRMHAGLGYHRACGGGVVAYGADNFGSGDESLWSVQFTGTAELVEPTEQEIELFDSDPVLVDGEPFEPVFMRLAPQFVAVHMIEYADERQSQHAA; this is encoded by the coding sequence ATGTCCACCGAGGAACTCCGTGCCATCGAGCTGCTCAACCGCGTGTCGCACGGACACGTGGCGACAAGCATGCGCGCCATGCCGATCATGGCGCCCGCCCGCCACGTGGTGACGGACGGCTCGGTGCTGCTGCGGATGCACGCGGGGCTCGGCTACCACCGCGCGTGCGGCGGCGGTGTGGTGGCGTACGGCGCGGACAACTTCGGCAGCGGCGACGAGAGCCTCTGGTCGGTACAGTTCACCGGCACCGCCGAATTGGTTGAACCAACCGAACAAGAAATCGAACTGTTTGATTCTGATCCAGTTCTCGTCGACGGCGAACCTTTCGAGCCCGTCTTTATGCGGCTCGCGCCCCAATTTGTCGCCGTACATATGATCGAATACGCCGACGAGCGACAGAGCCAACACGCTGCGTGA
- a CDS encoding phosphotransferase has product MRTLLRRYRDAGDPVSCEPVAQGLLNRGYRLRTTRGAYFLKHHLDGDHEAITRQHRATQRLQALGVPVAPPVESADGDTVAVIGGRCYALHPWIEGRHRDGAQLTTAASWRLGGLLGLVHTCLDQVMEPDPDPLQYLGYLSPDPADTFALIDELLALARGRARADVFDRLAEHRLVERRGLLERHAHRRPPPGAEPATGWVHGDFHPLNLLYRGAEPAAIVDWDRLGVQPRAEEAVRAAAIFFVRPTGELELPKVRAYARAYRAAAGTCASELVAAVHRVWWERLNDFWILRWRYQLNDRRADPLFAAVSALAVWWTREYDAVCEAFAG; this is encoded by the coding sequence GTGCGCACGCTGCTCCGCCGCTACCGCGACGCGGGCGACCCCGTCTCCTGCGAACCCGTCGCCCAAGGGCTCCTCAACCGGGGGTACCGGCTGCGCACCACCCGGGGCGCCTACTTCCTCAAGCACCATCTGGACGGCGACCACGAGGCCATCACCCGCCAGCACCGCGCCACCCAGCGCCTCCAGGCGCTCGGGGTGCCCGTCGCCCCGCCCGTGGAGAGCGCCGACGGCGACACCGTCGCGGTCATCGGCGGCCGGTGCTACGCCCTGCATCCCTGGATCGAGGGGCGCCACCGCGACGGCGCCCAGCTGACGACCGCCGCTTCCTGGCGGCTCGGCGGGCTCCTCGGACTCGTACACACCTGTCTCGACCAGGTGATGGAGCCGGATCCCGATCCGCTCCAGTACCTCGGCTACCTCAGCCCCGACCCCGCCGACACCTTCGCGCTCATCGACGAACTGCTCGCCCTGGCCCGGGGCCGCGCCCGCGCCGACGTCTTCGACCGGCTGGCCGAACACCGCCTCGTGGAACGGCGCGGCCTGCTGGAACGTCACGCCCACCGCCGCCCGCCGCCCGGCGCCGAACCCGCCACGGGGTGGGTGCACGGCGACTTCCACCCGCTGAATCTGCTCTACCGGGGCGCGGAACCGGCCGCGATCGTCGACTGGGACCGGCTCGGCGTGCAGCCGCGCGCGGAGGAGGCCGTGCGGGCGGCGGCGATCTTCTTCGTACGGCCCACCGGAGAGCTGGAGTTACCGAAGGTACGGGCCTACGCGCGCGCCTACCGGGCCGCTGCCGGGACCTGTGCCTCCGAACTGGTCGCGGCGGTGCACCGGGTGTGGTGGGAGCGCCTCAACGACTTCTGGATACTGCGCTGGCGCTACCAGCTGAACGACCGCAGAGCCGACCCGCTGTTCGCGGCGGTGTCGGCCCTGGCCGTGTGGTGGACACGGGAGTACGACGCGGTGTGCGAGGCATTCGCGGGGTGA
- a CDS encoding protein kinase domain-containing protein, whose amino-acid sequence MAPEPEAGGGVSDAADSWGDNGLVGGTVGDGRYRMTHRLGRGGMAEVFAAEDVRLGRIVAVKLLRGDLAEDPISKARFTREAQSVAGLNHHAVVAVYDSGEDTLNGQTVPYIVMELVEGRTIRDLLISAEPPPPEQALIIVSGVLEALAYSHQHGIVHRDIKPANVIITDTGAVKVMDFGIARALHGAQSTMTQTGMVMGTPQYLSPEQALGKAVDHRSDLYATGCLLYELLALRPPFTGETPLSVVYQHVQDIPVPPSEASDVAPPELDGLVMRSLAKEPDDRFQSAEEMRGLVQYGMQMLQQQGGYTGTWNTGPVDAHAVGNTPAMGMAATTAMGHHPSHGETSQGPILPPMNPNDGGYDGGHQGGGGGRGKMILFAALALIAIVAGVAFAVNGMGSPDTDNKKPDTSTSPSPTKSNESPSPSASESSEEAEPDTSTGGNQNGNWTPRYTPPITPNYPEQPSDTPSTPEETDSGDDGGGTTEGTDAGTSTGNTNAGTDAGANAGTDAGNANAGTDAGNANAGTDAGANAGTDAGVGDPAGTTG is encoded by the coding sequence ATGGCACCCGAACCCGAAGCAGGCGGCGGAGTGTCGGATGCTGCGGACTCCTGGGGCGACAACGGACTGGTCGGCGGGACCGTCGGCGACGGCCGTTACCGCATGACCCACCGCCTCGGCCGCGGCGGCATGGCCGAGGTGTTCGCGGCCGAGGACGTACGGCTGGGACGCATCGTCGCGGTGAAGCTGCTGCGCGGGGATCTCGCGGAAGACCCCATCTCCAAGGCGCGTTTCACGCGCGAGGCGCAGTCGGTCGCGGGGCTCAACCACCACGCGGTGGTGGCCGTGTACGACTCGGGCGAGGACACCCTCAACGGGCAGACCGTCCCGTACATCGTGATGGAGCTGGTCGAGGGCCGCACCATCCGCGATCTGCTGATCAGCGCGGAGCCGCCGCCGCCCGAGCAGGCGCTGATCATCGTCTCCGGTGTGCTGGAGGCGCTCGCCTACTCGCACCAGCACGGCATCGTGCACCGCGACATCAAGCCGGCGAACGTGATCATCACGGACACGGGCGCGGTCAAGGTGATGGACTTCGGCATCGCGCGCGCCCTGCACGGCGCGCAGTCGACGATGACCCAGACCGGCATGGTCATGGGCACGCCGCAGTACCTCTCCCCCGAGCAGGCGCTCGGCAAGGCCGTCGACCACCGCAGCGACCTGTACGCCACGGGGTGTCTGCTCTACGAACTCCTGGCGCTGCGGCCCCCGTTCACCGGTGAGACCCCGCTCTCCGTGGTCTACCAGCACGTTCAGGACATTCCGGTGCCGCCGTCCGAAGCCTCGGACGTGGCCCCGCCGGAGCTGGACGGCCTGGTCATGCGCTCGCTCGCGAAGGAACCGGACGACCGGTTCCAGAGCGCCGAGGAGATGCGCGGGCTCGTCCAGTACGGCATGCAGATGCTCCAGCAGCAGGGTGGTTACACCGGCACCTGGAACACCGGCCCGGTCGACGCGCACGCCGTCGGCAACACCCCGGCGATGGGCATGGCAGCGACGACCGCGATGGGTCACCACCCGTCGCACGGCGAGACGTCGCAGGGCCCGATACTGCCGCCGATGAACCCGAACGACGGCGGATACGACGGTGGCCACCAGGGCGGCGGTGGCGGCCGGGGCAAGATGATCCTCTTCGCCGCGCTCGCGCTGATCGCCATCGTGGCCGGCGTCGCGTTCGCGGTGAACGGCATGGGCAGTCCGGACACGGACAACAAGAAGCCCGACACGTCCACCAGCCCGTCGCCGACGAAGTCGAACGAGAGCCCGTCGCCCAGCGCGTCGGAGTCCTCGGAGGAGGCCGAGCCCGACACCTCCACCGGCGGCAACCAGAACGGCAACTGGACCCCCCGCTACACGCCTCCCATCACGCCGAACTACCCCGAGCAGCCGTCGGACACCCCGTCCACGCCGGAGGAGACGGACTCGGGGGACGACGGCGGCGGTACGACCGAGGGTACGGACGCGGGCACCTCGACCGGCAACACCAACGCCGGTACGGACGCGGGCGCCAACGCCGGTACGGACGCGGGCAACGCCAACGCGGGTACGGACGCGGGCAACGCCAACGCGGGTACGGACGCGGGCGCCAACGCCGGCACGGACGCGGGCGTCGGCGACCCCGCCGGTACGACCGGCTGA
- a CDS encoding protein kinase domain-containing protein, giving the protein MSQNGAQGRYAGGSVAGGRYQLRDLLGEGGMASVYLAYDAALDRQVAIKTLHTELGREQSFRERFRREAQAVAKLSHTNIVSVFDTGEDSLDGALMPYIVMEYVEGQPLGSVLRADVERQGAMPADKALKVTADVLAALETSHEMGLVHRDIKPGNVMMTKRGVVKVMDFGIARAMQSGVTSMTQTGMVVGTPQYLSPEQALGRGVDARSDLYSVGIMLFQLLTGRLPFDADSALAIAYAHVQEEPVAASSINRAITPAMDALITRALKKNPNERFPSAEAMRDECLRVLSAGQSASAPVIVPGTPQNSGAGVGSSVFPPVEQGTPPPQSGVQAPYQPGPYGPPSQIPTPYQTPPPQMPAQGYGYPQTAQGYQAPQPYTMSPMSPMSSMPSTNMSGSGPGGGQGQGGPGGGGPGRRRNMPVVVGSIVVALLAIGGLITVLTQKDDTGDDAKADPGASTSAVAGHRDPERNRTIKTTKCTDPSNDGLDPAKVTAPELRYKDLISVKNCLRAAGWTWKSPVKEVDSGQWAEDTVIEQYPSPGSAVLPKDQEFELTVSTGNPE; this is encoded by the coding sequence ATGAGCCAGAACGGCGCACAGGGCCGCTACGCGGGAGGTTCGGTCGCGGGCGGCCGGTACCAGCTCCGTGACCTTCTCGGCGAAGGCGGAATGGCGTCCGTATATCTGGCGTACGACGCGGCGCTCGACCGGCAGGTGGCGATCAAGACCCTGCATACGGAGCTGGGGCGCGAGCAGTCCTTCCGCGAGCGCTTCCGGCGCGAGGCGCAGGCCGTCGCGAAGCTGTCGCACACGAACATCGTCTCCGTCTTCGACACGGGCGAGGACTCCCTCGACGGCGCGCTGATGCCGTACATCGTCATGGAGTACGTCGAGGGGCAGCCGCTCGGCTCCGTGCTCCGGGCCGACGTCGAGCGACAGGGCGCGATGCCGGCCGACAAGGCGCTCAAGGTGACGGCCGATGTGCTGGCCGCGCTGGAGACCAGCCACGAGATGGGCCTGGTCCACCGGGACATCAAGCCGGGCAACGTGATGATGACCAAGCGCGGCGTCGTCAAGGTGATGGACTTCGGCATCGCGCGCGCGATGCAGTCGGGCGTCACCTCGATGACGCAGACGGGCATGGTCGTCGGCACACCGCAGTACCTCTCGCCCGAACAGGCGCTGGGGCGGGGGGTCGACGCCCGTTCCGACCTGTACTCGGTCGGGATCATGCTCTTCCAGCTGCTGACGGGCCGGCTGCCGTTCGACGCGGACTCGGCGCTGGCGATCGCGTACGCGCACGTCCAGGAGGAGCCGGTCGCGGCGTCCAGCATCAACCGCGCGATCACCCCGGCGATGGACGCGCTGATCACGCGCGCCCTCAAGAAGAACCCGAACGAGCGCTTCCCGAGCGCGGAGGCCATGCGCGACGAGTGCCTGCGCGTGCTCTCCGCCGGGCAGTCGGCGAGCGCCCCCGTGATCGTGCCGGGGACGCCGCAGAACAGCGGCGCGGGTGTGGGCTCGTCCGTCTTCCCGCCGGTGGAGCAGGGCACGCCGCCGCCGCAGAGCGGTGTGCAGGCGCCTTACCAGCCCGGCCCGTACGGCCCCCCGAGCCAGATACCCACCCCGTACCAGACGCCGCCCCCGCAGATGCCCGCGCAGGGCTACGGATATCCGCAGACGGCCCAGGGCTACCAGGCCCCGCAGCCGTACACGATGTCCCCCATGTCTCCCATGTCCTCCATGCCCTCGACGAACATGTCGGGTTCCGGTCCCGGCGGCGGTCAGGGCCAGGGCGGCCCCGGCGGTGGCGGCCCCGGCCGCAGGCGGAACATGCCGGTCGTCGTGGGGTCGATCGTGGTGGCGCTGCTGGCGATCGGCGGGCTGATCACGGTGCTGACCCAGAAGGACGACACGGGCGACGACGCCAAGGCGGATCCGGGCGCCTCGACGTCCGCGGTGGCGGGCCACCGCGATCCGGAGCGGAACCGGACCATCAAGACGACGAAGTGCACGGATCCCTCGAACGACGGGCTCGACCCGGCCAAGGTCACGGCGCCCGAGCTGCGCTACAAGGACCTCATATCGGTGAAGAACTGTCTGCGCGCGGCCGGCTGGACGTGGAAATCGCCGGTCAAGGAAGTGGACAGCGGCCAGTGGGCCGAGGACACGGTCATCGAGCAGTACCCGAGTCCGGGGAGCGCGGTGCTGCCCAAGGACCAGGAGTTCGAGCTGACGGTCTCCACGGGGAACCCGGAGTAG
- a CDS encoding PadR family transcriptional regulator: MSIRHGLLALLERGPRYGSQLRTEFESRTGSTWPLNVGQVYTTLNRLERDGLVAQDGEDDAGHSLYLITHAGRVELQSWYRTPVDRTSPPRDELAIKLAMAVGASGVDIREVIQSQRRHTIKAMQDYTRLKAQALEAVPTDRDEVAWLLVLEQLIFQTEAEARWLDHCEARLIRLSLLQNQADDLPGKRVARQTAEQAP, from the coding sequence ATGTCGATTCGCCACGGGCTTCTCGCCCTCCTGGAACGTGGCCCGCGCTACGGCTCTCAGCTCCGTACGGAGTTCGAGTCCCGCACGGGGTCCACCTGGCCGCTCAACGTCGGTCAGGTGTACACGACACTCAACCGGCTGGAGCGCGACGGCCTGGTCGCCCAGGACGGCGAGGACGACGCGGGACACTCGCTCTACCTGATCACGCACGCCGGTCGCGTGGAGTTGCAGTCCTGGTACCGCACCCCCGTGGACCGGACCAGTCCGCCGCGCGACGAGCTGGCGATCAAGCTCGCGATGGCCGTGGGCGCGTCCGGGGTCGACATCAGGGAGGTCATCCAGTCGCAGCGGCGCCACACGATCAAGGCGATGCAGGACTACACGCGGCTCAAGGCGCAGGCCCTGGAAGCGGTGCCGACCGACCGTGACGAGGTCGCCTGGCTGCTGGTCCTCGAACAGCTCATCTTCCAGACCGAGGCGGAGGCTCGCTGGCTCGACCACTGCGAGGCCCGGCTGATCCGGCTCTCGCTGCTCCAGAATCAGGCCGACGACCTCCCGGGCAAGCGGGTCGCGCGGCAGACCGCCGAGCAGGCCCCGTAG
- a CDS encoding ABC transporter ATP-binding protein, which translates to MSGKSQQPHQSQQPHPSPRPPGGQSPVLQLQELTRVHGSGATEVHALRGINLSVFPGELVAVMGPSGSGKSTLLTIAGGLDTPTSGRVMVEDTDITSASPKQLAAMRRRSIGYVFQDYNLIPALTAAENIALPRELDGTSARKARVEAVAALTEMGLEQLADRFPDEMSGGQQQRVAICRALVGDRRLVLADEPTGALDSETGESVLALLRNRCDAGAAGILVTHEPRFAAWADRVVFLRDGAVVDQTLRSDADSLLSGQAAEL; encoded by the coding sequence ATGTCCGGCAAGTCTCAGCAGCCCCACCAGTCTCAGCAGCCCCACCCATCGCCTCGCCCGCCGGGTGGGCAGTCGCCCGTCCTCCAGCTCCAGGAGCTGACCCGCGTGCACGGCAGCGGGGCCACCGAGGTGCACGCCCTGCGCGGTATCAACCTCAGCGTGTTTCCCGGCGAACTCGTCGCCGTCATGGGCCCGTCCGGCTCCGGCAAGTCCACGCTGCTCACGATCGCGGGCGGCCTCGACACTCCGACCTCGGGCCGCGTGATGGTCGAGGACACCGACATCACCAGCGCGAGCCCGAAGCAGCTCGCGGCCATGCGCCGCCGCAGCATCGGCTACGTCTTCCAGGACTACAACCTGATCCCCGCCCTCACCGCCGCCGAGAACATCGCACTGCCGCGCGAACTCGACGGGACCTCCGCGCGCAAGGCGCGCGTCGAGGCCGTGGCCGCGCTGACGGAGATGGGCCTCGAACAGCTCGCCGACCGGTTCCCCGACGAGATGTCCGGCGGCCAGCAGCAGCGCGTGGCCATCTGCCGCGCACTCGTCGGTGACCGTCGGCTGGTCCTCGCGGACGAGCCGACCGGCGCGCTGGACTCCGAGACGGGTGAGTCCGTCCTCGCGCTGCTCCGCAACCGCTGCGACGCGGGCGCGGCCGGCATCCTGGTCACCCACGAACCGCGCTTCGCGGCCTGGGCGGACCGGGTGGTCTTCCTGCGTGACGGCGCCGTCGTCGACCAGACGCTGCGCAGCGACGCGGACTCCCTGCTGAGCGGGCAGGCGGCCGAGCTGTGA